The Flavobacterium sp. 102 genomic interval AAGAGATACGCAAAGTTCACAAAGAGCATAGTGTTCCTAGTCCTTTCCTCTTGTGCTTAGTGGTTAAACTTTAGTATATTTGACTAAAATTAAAACTTATCGCCATGCAAAAGATTTTAAGAATAGTCCTCGTTGTAGCAACATGTTTGGTTATTGGTTACTTATCCGGAGTAGTTACTCGTGAAAGTATTACGACTTGGTATCCGACATTGATTAAGCCTGTTTTTAATCCGCCGAATTGGATTTTTGCCCCGGTTTGGACAGTACTTTACATCATGATTGGTGTTGCAGGCGGCATGATTTGGAACCGAATGGAGACTGATGAAGAAAATGTCAAAAAGGCTTTTAAGTTTTTTATGTACCAATTAGGGTTGAATGCGCTTTGGTCTTATTTGTTCTTTGGATTGCACAATCCGTTATTGGCTTTGATTGAAATCATTTTGCTTTGGTTAGTGATTTTTGAAACCTATACTCAATTTAAGAAAATTGATAAAGTCGCCGGAATGTTGTTTGTTCCGTATTTGGCTTGGGTCAGTTTTGCTACCGTACTCAATGCGAGTATTTGGTGGTTGAACAAATAAAAAAATCCCGTCTTTTATTGAGACGGGATTTTTATTTCTATGAATATTCGATTATTGAATTATTAGTTTTTTGATGGTTTTCAAGTTGTTTTCTGTATTGATTTCTACCAAGTAAACTCCTTTTGATAAATCGGATAAATCAATTGTTGTTTGATTATCAGATAAAGAAGAAATTGTTTTTATTTTTTTGCCAATAATGTCGTAGAAGACAATTTCTTTGAGGTTTTCGGCTACATTGGATAGATTTACGGTAACCAGTTCGCTTGCCGGATTAGGATACAAAATAATATTATTAGCTTCAAAAGTCGGAATACCCAAACTTTCTACAAATTCTGTATCGAATCTATTGGTCACAATTGCCGGATTGTAATCAAAGAAAATGGAAGCCGTATTCGGAATAATATCACCAATGGCATAACCTGATTTTGGTTTGATTCTGAAATAAACATAGCCATGACCATCACTGATGTTAATACTGCTTGGCGGCAAATTGATGTCGAAGAAATGCCAAGTCAGTTGATTGCCTTCACGTCTTGTGTTTACTGTATGGCTGGCGTTAAGCATTTCAAAAGTGTTTTCGTCTAAATCGGCATGAAGTACATCTTCCACTCTGATAAACTCTGCGTTGGCCGTTCCGGTATTTTCAAAACGAATGGTGTAATACAGATAATCATTGGCAGTAAAATGGTCAAAAACTATTTTGCCCCCGCGAGATTCGGCTTTGTCATTTGGGTCATAAGAACCCACAACCGTTAGGGTAAAAGAGGAAGAATTGTTAGCGAGGTTGGCATCACCATCAACTTGAATTGAAGCGCTATTGGTTAATAAATCTCCTAAATTGACAGTTGGTATCGTTGGAACTTGTAGCGTTACAGTAATATAACGAATTTC includes:
- a CDS encoding TspO/MBR family protein gives rise to the protein MQKILRIVLVVATCLVIGYLSGVVTRESITTWYPTLIKPVFNPPNWIFAPVWTVLYIMIGVAGGMIWNRMETDEENVKKAFKFFMYQLGLNALWSYLFFGLHNPLLALIEIILLWLVIFETYTQFKKIDKVAGMLFVPYLAWVSFATVLNASIWWLNK